AAGCTTACGGCACCGATATTCTCTTAGCAGGGGCAGAACCGCTCTATGTTCATTTGAAACGACCTGATTTTTCCTTTGATCCTGACGAATTGGAAAATGCTTTTAAGCAGCATCCGAAGGCGATCATTCTTTGTAATCCGTCCAATCCTTGCGGTAAAGTATTTACTGCAGAAGAATTGACGTTTATTGCCGATTTGACAAAAAAATATGATACCTTTGCCATTGTCGATGAAGTTTATTCCCATATCGTATATGAGCCTGCTGTTTATACGTATTTATCGGCGCTGCCGGGAATGTATGAACGGACGATTCAATGCAGTTCTCTTTCGAAAACGTATTCCATCACGGGTTGGCGCATCGGGTATATTATTGCGTCGCCTGACGTCATTGCAGCGGCTAAGCAGATTCACGTCTATTTGACGATCAGCGCGCCGAGTCCGCTTCAGGAAGCGGCTATTGCGGGGCTGCAGTTCGGTCAGGAGTATTATGACGAGCTGCTGTCTTTTTATACCAGAAAGCGGCAGATACTGATGGATGGTTTGGATCGTTTGCAAATTCCGCATAATATTCCGCAAGGCGCTTTTTATTTGCTTCTGGATATTCAAGATTACGGCTACGAAAGCGACGTGAAGTTCGCCGAAGACTTAGTTGAAAAAATAGGCGTCGGCGCCGTGCCGTGTTCTTCTTTTTTTGACGATCATGTGCAAGATTATGTACGGCTCCATTTCGCCGTAAAGGATGAAACGCTTTATGCGGCATTGAATCGTTTTGAAGACATGAAGAAAAAATTACACCTGTAAAGGAAAAGTGTAGGAAAGGAGCGTTCCCCGTGAAATTGAAAATACTCTCTGTTACCGTTGTTTTTTTCATCGCCTTCGGCACGGCTGCGGCTATGGCTGATGATCAGGCCGCTTCGGAAAAGAATGGCGAAAATACCGTATCTGTCGCACAGACCGATCCGGCCATGTATTTGGATCAGCCGGAAAAGTATTATCTCATGAAGGGGAAAACCTTTGACACGATTACCTCTCTGTTGGACAAGTTGCCTGCAGCCGATACGGGGCTCAT
The DNA window shown above is from Megasphaera vaginalis (ex Bordigoni et al. 2020) and carries:
- a CDS encoding pyridoxal phosphate-dependent aminotransferase gives rise to the protein MPNISEKIRLFSPSVIAHMSHLSEQFDAVNLSEGFPDFPPPQAITDKLAMIAAAGPHQYSPDSGAANFRQALAACRKQFTGQEFDAEKEIVVTCGGTEAIMTAVMTVADKGDKIIIFSPFYEAYGTDILLAGAEPLYVHLKRPDFSFDPDELENAFKQHPKAIILCNPSNPCGKVFTAEELTFIADLTKKYDTFAIVDEVYSHIVYEPAVYTYLSALPGMYERTIQCSSLSKTYSITGWRIGYIIASPDVIAAAKQIHVYLTISAPSPLQEAAIAGLQFGQEYYDELLSFYTRKRQILMDGLDRLQIPHNIPQGAFYLLLDIQDYGYESDVKFAEDLVEKIGVGAVPCSSFFDDHVQDYVRLHFAVKDETLYAALNRFEDMKKKLHL